Proteins from one Chanodichthys erythropterus isolate Z2021 chromosome 15, ASM2448905v1, whole genome shotgun sequence genomic window:
- the LOC137002118 gene encoding uncharacterized protein codes for MGSSLGCVKQPRETGPGGAAPLSPKRRLRFRRKRKAKQKLRGSEGEDKKSRILEEKEGGSVEFTEESMSKAPDSAKLVSGQRNTETETPTNVILVPGMAPIFGSTGTLRGSKMAILSPDPSPAWLGALRQFEVEGLSEESNAELEQGNTTPGGGRVCKVRERVQGVLERPCLLRSKRGDLEVEEEGDVHGSRELMFSEPLKSEKKGVVHIREFGGQLCVVRTVYPRDYGSPVWRDKELEVHSEPPAASPVAGDITKIQVSATQGRPPGKNVSAKPATAAAQEKNGKEIPLDISTQVAEGFGLPPQDIQSSGYASDVPLTSPETGGAVQTDWGSSSDVLDSSVLESPISPQEKPAQPCSQNCLHLVQDLKCSLLAPQEKKQAGKRRVAYERNDKGIQIRAWHRQILRILTPFVKKKRE; via the exons atggGGAGCTCCCTTGGTTGTGTGAAACAACCCAGGGAAACTGGACCAGGTGGTGCTGCACCACTGTCCCCCAAAAGAAGACTTCGCTTCAGGCGAAAACGAAAGGCCAAACAGAAGTTAAGAGGTTCCGAAGGGGAAGATAAGAAAAGCCGCATACTTGAAGAGAAAGAGGGTGGAAGCGTTGAATTTACAGAGGAGTCTATGTCAAAAGCCCCTGATTCAGCCAAATTGGTATCTGGCCAAAGAAATACTGAAACTGAAACGCCTACCAATGTAATCCTGGTTCCTGGTATGGCCCCAATATTTGGAAGCACAGGGACGTTGCGAGGCAGCAAGATGGCAATTCTTTCCCCAGATCCCAGTCCAGCGTGGCTGGGGGCACTTCGCCAGTTTGAGGTGGAGGGACTTAGCGAAGAGTCTAATGCTGAATTAGAGCAGGGCAACACAACACCTGGAGGAGGAAGAGTGTGCAAGGTTCGGGAGCGAGTTCAGGGCGTATTAGAGAGACCCTGCCTTTTACGCTCCAAACGTGGTGACCTGGAAGTAGAGGAAGAAGGGGACGTGCATGGGTCAAGAGAACTGATGTTCAGTGAGCCCTTGAAAAGTGAAAAGAAGGGAGTTGTTCACATTCGTGAGTTTGGAGGGCAACTTTGTGTGGTCCGAACTGTCTATCCAAGAGACTACGGGTCACCTGTCTGGCGCGACAAAGAACTTGAGGTCCATTCTGAACCTCCAGCTGCATCTCCAGTTGCTGGAGACATTACGAAAATACAAGTCTCTGCAACTCAAGGACGACCACCCGGGAAGAACGTCTCTGCCAAACCAGCAACAGCTGCAGCTCAGGAAAAAAATGGGAAAGAGATCCCATTGGACATCTCTACTCAAGTAGCTGAAGGCTTTGGCCTCCCACCACAAGACATTCAGTCTTCAGGTTATGCTAGTGATGTGCCTCTTACTTCGCCCGAGACAGGAGGTGCTGTCCAGACTGACTGGGGAAGCTCCTCTGATGTGCTTGATTCTTCTGTGCTTGAGAGTCCCATCTCCCCACAAGAGAAACCAGCTCAGCCTTGCAGCCAG AACTGTCTGCATTTAGTCCAGGATTTAAAGTGTTCCTTGCTAGCTCCGCAAGAAAAGAAGCAGGCAGGGAAGCGAAGAGTAGCATACGAGAGGAATGACAAAGGAATACAGATTAGAGCCTGGCACAGACAGATACTGCGGATACTGACTCCCTTTGTCAAGAAGAAGAGGGAATAA